A genome region from Thermodesulfovibrionia bacterium includes the following:
- a CDS encoding cytochrome c: MKRYQVRAISTVLCLGMMAFANAGLAKEPLKKERSRSHIELDPTNTGTYTGEAGKDNFIANCSPCHGDTGKGDGPLADTLGEGIKPRNLGDANLLSARTDEFLFKVIKSGGVAVGFSESMPSWQETFTDVEIKQIIQYVRNSICKCKYKGK, from the coding sequence ATGAAAAGATATCAAGTGAGAGCGATCTCTACTGTCTTATGTCTGGGCATGATGGCCTTTGCCAATGCGGGACTCGCAAAAGAACCGCTAAAGAAAGAAAGAAGTCGCTCCCACATAGAGCTTGATCCTACTAATACTGGAACGTACACAGGGGAAGCAGGCAAGGATAATTTCATTGCGAATTGTTCTCCTTGCCACGGAGATACCGGGAAAGGGGATGGCCCTCTGGCAGACACTCTCGGGGAAGGGATAAAGCCCCGTAATTTGGGCGACGCCAATCTGCTATCAGCTCGAACAGACGAGTTTCTTTTCAAGGTTATCAAATCCGGTGGGGTTGCGGTGGGGTTCTCCGAGTCAATGCCGAGCTGGCAGGAAACCTTTACCGATGTAGAGATAAAACAAATTATTCAATATGTCAGGAACAGTATTTGTAAGTGTAAATACAAAGGTAAATAA